Proteins encoded in a region of the Mycolicibacterium chitae genome:
- the hemC gene encoding hydroxymethylbilane synthase, whose amino-acid sequence MIRIGTRGSLLATTQAGTIRDALIERGHPAELVIIATDGDLSSAPIAEIGVGVFTAALREAIADGRVDAAVHSYKDIPTAYDPRFQIPAVPRREDPRDALVARDGLVLGELPAGSTIGTSSVRRGAQLRALGLGLEIRPLRGNLDTRLNRVSSGELDAIVVAKAGLSRIGRLDAVTETLEPVQMLPAPAQGALAIECRAGDTALAQVLAELNDADTHAAITAERVLLAEMEAGCSAPVGAIAEVVESIDEDGNVFDELSLRGCVAAVDGSDVIRASGIGPADRARELGLSVTEELFELGARELLGH is encoded by the coding sequence GTGATCCGGATCGGCACCCGCGGCAGCCTGTTGGCGACCACGCAGGCCGGCACCATCCGGGACGCCCTGATCGAACGCGGACATCCCGCCGAACTGGTGATCATCGCCACCGACGGGGACCTCTCGTCGGCACCGATCGCCGAGATCGGCGTCGGGGTGTTCACCGCCGCCCTGCGGGAGGCGATCGCCGACGGGCGCGTCGACGCCGCCGTGCACTCCTACAAGGACATCCCGACGGCGTACGACCCCCGGTTCCAGATTCCGGCCGTCCCGCGCCGCGAAGATCCGCGAGATGCGCTGGTGGCACGCGATGGGCTGGTGCTGGGCGAGTTGCCGGCCGGCTCCACGATCGGCACGTCATCCGTGCGGCGGGGGGCACAGCTTAGAGCACTGGGTCTCGGTTTGGAAATTCGCCCCCTACGAGGCAACCTAGATACCAGGTTGAACAGGGTAAGCAGCGGCGAACTCGACGCCATCGTGGTGGCCAAGGCGGGACTCTCCCGAATCGGACGCCTCGACGCAGTCACCGAAACGCTGGAGCCGGTACAGATGTTGCCGGCACCGGCTCAGGGGGCTCTGGCGATCGAATGCCGTGCCGGTGATACCGCGTTGGCGCAAGTGTTGGCGGAGTTGAACGACGCCGATACGCACGCAGCAATCACCGCAGAGCGTGTCCTGCTCGCCGAAATGGAGGCGGGTTGTTCCGCACCGGTCGGCGCGATCGCGGAAGTGGTCGAGTCGATCGATGAGGACGGCAACGTCTTCGACGAACTGTCGTTGCGCGGTTGCGTGGCGGCGGTGGACGGATCCGACGTGATCCGCGCGTCCGGTATCGGGCCTGCCGATCGGGCACGGGAGCTGGGGCTCTCGGTGACCGAGGAGTTATTCGAGCTGGGTGCGCGCGAACTGTTGGGTCACTGA
- a CDS encoding glutamyl-tRNA reductase yields MSVLLFGVSHRSAPVPVLEQLATDESDQAKIIDRVLESPLVSEAMVLSTCNRVEVYAVVEAFHGGLSAIGQVLADQSGMPMGDLTKYAYVRYAEAAVEHLFSVASGLDSAVIGEAQVLGQVRRAYATAEANRSVGRTLHELSQRALSVGKRVHSETGIDAAGASVVSVALGMAESRLSGLAGRTAAVVGAGSMGALSGAHLVRAGISTVHVVNRSVPRAQRLAANLREQGVQATAMSLDDLPAALVDVDVVISSTGAVRPVVSLADMHNALAKRNGGGSNPRPLVVCDLGMPRDVDPAVSGLPGVWVVDMDRIQREPSARAASADADAARSIVATELATYLAGQRMAEVTPTVTALRQRAADVVEAELLRLDNRLPSLDSSHRDEVARTVRRVVDKLLHAPTVRVKQLASAPGGDSYAEALRELFELDPTAVDAVAGATELPLVATDLDPLTEPSE; encoded by the coding sequence GTGAGCGTCCTGCTATTCGGGGTGTCGCACCGCAGTGCGCCGGTGCCCGTGCTCGAGCAATTGGCGACCGATGAGTCCGATCAGGCCAAGATCATCGATCGGGTGCTCGAGTCGCCGCTGGTGAGCGAGGCCATGGTGCTCTCGACCTGTAACCGCGTCGAGGTCTACGCCGTGGTCGAGGCGTTCCACGGCGGCCTGTCCGCGATCGGCCAGGTGCTCGCCGACCAGTCCGGCATGCCGATGGGGGATCTGACCAAGTACGCCTACGTCCGCTACGCCGAGGCCGCCGTCGAGCACCTGTTCTCGGTGGCTTCGGGCCTCGATTCGGCCGTGATCGGCGAGGCCCAGGTGCTCGGCCAGGTGCGCCGCGCCTACGCGACCGCCGAGGCCAACCGCAGCGTGGGACGCACGCTGCACGAACTTTCCCAGCGCGCCCTCTCGGTGGGCAAGCGGGTGCACTCCGAGACCGGGATCGACGCCGCGGGCGCCTCCGTGGTCTCCGTGGCGCTCGGCATGGCCGAGAGCCGACTGAGCGGCCTGGCGGGCCGGACGGCCGCGGTGGTGGGCGCCGGTTCGATGGGCGCCCTCTCGGGTGCGCACCTGGTGCGCGCCGGCATCAGCACCGTGCACGTCGTCAACCGGTCGGTGCCGCGGGCCCAGCGCCTGGCGGCCAACCTGCGCGAGCAGGGCGTGCAGGCCACCGCGATGAGCCTCGACGACCTGCCGGCCGCGCTCGTCGACGTCGACGTGGTGATCAGCAGCACCGGTGCGGTGCGCCCGGTGGTCTCGCTGGCCGACATGCACAACGCGCTGGCCAAGCGCAACGGCGGTGGCAGCAACCCGCGCCCGTTGGTCGTCTGCGACCTCGGGATGCCCCGGGACGTGGACCCGGCGGTCAGCGGCCTGCCGGGCGTCTGGGTCGTCGACATGGACCGCATCCAGCGCGAGCCCTCGGCGCGGGCGGCCTCCGCCGACGCCGATGCGGCCCGCTCGATCGTGGCCACCGAACTGGCGACGTATCTGGCCGGTCAGCGGATGGCCGAGGTCACCCCGACCGTGACGGCGTTGCGACAACGCGCCGCCGACGTCGTGGAGGCCGAACTGCTGCGGCTGGACAACCGGCTGCCGAGCCTGGACTCGTCGCACCGTGACGAGGTGGCCCGCACGGTGCGACGGGTGGTCGACAAGCTGCTGCACGCGCCCACCGTCCGGGTCAAACAGCTCGCCAGCGCGCCGGGCGGCGACAGCTACGCCGAGGCGTTGCGGGAGCTCTTCGAGCTCGACCCGACCGCCGTCGACGCGGTTGCCGGCGCGACCGAATTGCCTTTGGTGGCAACGGATCTCGACCCCCTGACCGAACCATCCGAGTAG
- a CDS encoding glutaredoxin family protein — translation MSAAQVCLLVRSGCEICHRLGEQLAGLATELEFELSTVDVDEAAAAGDPALRAEYGDRLPVVLLDGAEHSYWEVDEPRLRRDLAARRDAP, via the coding sequence ATGAGCGCCGCGCAGGTCTGCCTGCTGGTCCGGTCCGGGTGTGAGATCTGCCATCGCCTCGGCGAGCAGTTGGCGGGGTTGGCCACCGAGCTGGAGTTCGAGCTGAGCACCGTCGACGTCGACGAGGCCGCCGCGGCGGGCGACCCCGCGTTGCGCGCCGAGTACGGCGATCGGCTGCCGGTGGTGCTGCTCGACGGCGCCGAGCACAGTTACTGGGAGGTCGACGAGCCGCGGCTGCGTCGCGACCTGGCTGCACGCCGCGACGCGCCGTGA
- a CDS encoding HAD family hydrolase: protein MTEPAEPRTDGADGASPPIAGAASAEAAVESLTEESAAPQPPPADLTAAAFFDVDNTMVHGSSLVHFARGLAARKYFTYRDVLGFIYAQAKFQLTGKENSDDVAEGKRKALSFIEGRTTAELSAVGEEIYEEIIADKIWPGTRDLAQMHLDAGQQVWLVTATPYELAAIIADRLGLTGALGTVAESVDGVFTGRLVGEILHGAGKAHAVRALAIREGLNLRRCTAYSDSYNDVPMLTLVGTAVAINPDAELRDLARKRGWEIRDFRTARKAARIGVPSALALGAAGGALAAIASRRQDN from the coding sequence GTGACAGAGCCGGCAGAACCTCGCACCGACGGCGCCGACGGCGCGTCGCCGCCCATCGCGGGCGCGGCCAGCGCCGAAGCCGCCGTCGAGTCGCTGACCGAGGAATCCGCTGCGCCGCAGCCGCCTCCTGCCGACCTGACCGCCGCGGCCTTCTTCGACGTCGACAACACCATGGTGCACGGGTCCTCGCTGGTGCATTTCGCGCGCGGGCTCGCCGCCCGCAAGTACTTCACCTACCGCGACGTGCTCGGCTTCATCTACGCGCAGGCGAAGTTCCAGCTGACCGGCAAGGAGAACAGCGACGACGTCGCCGAGGGCAAACGCAAGGCGCTGTCGTTCATCGAGGGCCGCACCACCGCGGAGTTGTCCGCCGTCGGCGAGGAGATCTACGAGGAGATCATCGCCGACAAGATCTGGCCCGGCACCCGCGATCTGGCGCAGATGCACCTCGACGCGGGTCAACAGGTGTGGCTGGTCACCGCCACCCCTTACGAGTTGGCCGCGATCATCGCCGACCGGCTGGGCCTGACCGGTGCGCTGGGCACGGTCGCCGAATCGGTCGACGGGGTGTTCACCGGCCGCCTGGTCGGCGAGATCCTGCACGGCGCGGGCAAGGCGCACGCGGTGCGCGCGCTGGCCATCCGGGAGGGCCTCAACCTGCGCCGGTGCACGGCCTACTCGGACAGCTACAACGATGTCCCGATGCTGACGCTGGTGGGCACCGCGGTGGCCATCAACCCCGACGCCGAGTTGCGCGACCTGGCCCGCAAGCGCGGCTGGGAGATCCGTGACTTCCGCACCGCGCGCAAGGCGGCCCGGATCGGGGTGCCGTCGGCGTTGGCCCTCGGCGCGGCCGGCGGGGCGCTGGCCGCGATCGCCTCGCGTCGCCAGGACAACTGA
- a CDS encoding FAS1-like dehydratase domain-containing protein, whose product MAIAEEIIGTHYRYPDKFVVGREKIREYSSAVLDDHPAHFDADAAAELGHPSVIAPLTFIAVAGRRVQLEMFKKFDVGINIARVIHRDQKFKFHRPLAVGDELYFDSYLDSVLESHGTVITEVRAEVTDGNGEPVITSVVTMIGEAANDSEANEQVAAIAARLGL is encoded by the coding sequence ATGGCAATCGCCGAAGAGATCATCGGGACGCATTACCGCTACCCGGACAAGTTTGTCGTGGGCCGCGAGAAGATCCGCGAATACTCCAGCGCCGTGCTGGACGACCATCCGGCGCACTTCGACGCCGACGCGGCGGCCGAACTCGGCCACCCCTCGGTGATCGCGCCGCTGACCTTCATCGCGGTGGCCGGCCGACGCGTCCAGCTCGAGATGTTCAAGAAGTTCGACGTGGGGATCAACATCGCGCGGGTGATCCACCGCGACCAGAAATTCAAGTTCCACCGGCCGCTGGCCGTCGGCGACGAGCTGTACTTCGACTCCTACCTGGACTCGGTGCTGGAGTCGCACGGCACCGTCATCACCGAGGTGCGCGCCGAGGTCACCGACGGCAACGGCGAGCCGGTGATCACCAGCGTCGTCACCATGATCGGCGAGGCCGCCAACGATTCCGAGGCCAACGAGCAGGTCGCCGCGATCGCCGCGCGCCTGGGCCTGTAG
- a CDS encoding lysophospholipid acyltransferase family protein yields the protein MAGGSKAKVIPLHGNSSRAATARRAGQRAEAARRHPSLLADPGTRATAEEIAAVVRDIDAHRAGGGSTAEEPKAPNELAQKIAGFAEFARKRLTGDYVVDEFGFDPHLNEAMFLPLLRMFFRSWFRVEVSGVENLPAEGAGLVVANHAGVLPFDGLMLSVAVHDHHATNRDLRLLAADMVFDMPVLGHAARKAGHTMACTSDAHRLLDSGELTAVFPEGYKGLGKHFKDRYKLQRFGRGGFVSAALRTKAPIIPCSIVGSEEIYPMLADVKLLARLLGLPYFPVTPLFPLAGPAGLVPLPSKWHIAFGTPIPTADYDESAAEDPMVTFELTDHVRETIQHTLYQLLANRRNMFLG from the coding sequence GTGGCGGGTGGATCCAAAGCGAAAGTGATTCCGCTGCACGGCAATTCGAGCCGTGCAGCAACTGCGCGAAGGGCGGGTCAACGCGCGGAGGCCGCGCGTCGGCACCCGTCGTTGCTCGCCGACCCCGGCACCCGCGCGACCGCCGAGGAGATCGCCGCGGTGGTGCGCGACATCGACGCGCACCGCGCCGGTGGCGGCTCGACGGCCGAGGAACCCAAGGCGCCCAACGAGTTGGCCCAGAAGATCGCCGGCTTTGCCGAGTTCGCCCGCAAGCGCCTCACCGGCGACTACGTGGTCGACGAGTTCGGCTTCGACCCGCACCTCAACGAGGCGATGTTCCTGCCCCTGCTGCGGATGTTCTTCCGATCCTGGTTCCGGGTCGAGGTCAGCGGCGTGGAGAACCTGCCGGCTGAGGGCGCGGGGCTGGTGGTGGCCAATCACGCCGGGGTGCTGCCGTTCGACGGTTTGATGCTCTCGGTGGCCGTGCACGACCACCACGCGACCAACCGGGACCTGCGGCTGCTGGCCGCCGACATGGTGTTCGACATGCCGGTGCTGGGCCACGCCGCCCGCAAGGCCGGCCACACCATGGCCTGCACCTCCGATGCGCATCGACTGCTGGACAGCGGCGAGCTGACCGCGGTGTTCCCCGAGGGCTACAAGGGCCTGGGCAAGCACTTCAAGGACCGCTACAAGCTGCAGCGGTTCGGCCGCGGCGGCTTCGTGTCGGCCGCGCTGCGCACCAAGGCGCCCATCATCCCGTGCTCGATCGTCGGGTCCGAGGAGATCTACCCGATGCTCGCCGACGTCAAGCTGCTGGCGCGGCTGCTGGGCCTGCCGTATTTCCCGGTGACGCCGCTGTTCCCGCTGGCCGGCCCGGCCGGGCTGGTGCCGCTGCCGTCCAAGTGGCACATCGCCTTCGGCACGCCGATCCCCACCGCCGACTACGACGAGTCGGCCGCCGAGGATCCGATGGTCACCTTCGAGCTGACCGACCACGTGCGCGAGACCATCCAGCACACCCTGTATCAGCTGCTGGCCAACCGCCGGAACATGTTCCTGGGCTGA
- a CDS encoding NAD-dependent epimerase/dehydratase family protein → MDSDETGSAAHPKVVLVTGACRFLGGFLTARLAANPDIDRVIAVDAVTPSKDLLRRMGRAEFVRADIRNPFIAKVIRNGDVDTVVHAAAASYAPRSGGRATLKELNVMGAMQLFAACQKAPTVRTVVLKSTSEVYGSSAFDPVMFTEDTTSRRPLGEGFARDSMDIEGYARGLGRRRLDISVSILRLANMIGPAMDTQLSRYLAGPVVPTTVGRDARLQLLHEQDALGALERATIVGRAGTFNIGAKGIIMMSQAIRRAGRVALPLPSVGVRVVDSLLKATGGAEINRDQLRYMTYGRVMDTTRMRTELGYEPNWTTLEAFDDYVRGRGLTPIIDPRWVLSTEKRAVALAQRWGS, encoded by the coding sequence ATGGATTCGGACGAGACGGGGAGCGCCGCGCATCCAAAGGTCGTTCTGGTCACGGGGGCCTGCCGTTTTCTCGGCGGGTTCCTGACGGCCCGACTGGCGGCCAATCCGGACATCGACCGCGTCATCGCGGTCGATGCCGTCACGCCCAGCAAGGATCTGCTGCGCCGGATGGGGCGCGCCGAGTTCGTGCGGGCCGACATCCGGAATCCGTTCATCGCCAAGGTCATTCGCAACGGCGACGTGGACACCGTGGTGCATGCCGCGGCCGCGTCGTACGCGCCGCGCAGCGGCGGCCGGGCCACGCTCAAGGAATTGAACGTGATGGGCGCGATGCAGCTGTTCGCGGCCTGTCAGAAGGCGCCGACCGTGCGCACCGTGGTGCTCAAGTCGACCTCGGAGGTGTACGGGTCGAGCGCGTTCGACCCGGTGATGTTCACCGAGGACACCACCAGCCGGCGGCCGCTGGGCGAGGGCTTCGCCCGCGACAGCATGGACATCGAGGGCTATGCCCGCGGGCTGGGCCGGCGTCGGCTGGACATCTCGGTGTCCATCCTGCGGTTGGCCAACATGATCGGTCCGGCGATGGACACCCAGCTCTCGCGGTATCTGGCGGGTCCGGTCGTGCCGACCACCGTCGGCCGGGACGCGCGGCTGCAACTGCTGCACGAGCAGGACGCGCTCGGTGCGCTGGAACGCGCGACGATCGTCGGCCGGGCGGGCACCTTCAACATCGGCGCCAAGGGCATCATCATGATGTCGCAGGCGATCCGGCGGGCCGGGCGGGTGGCGTTGCCGCTGCCCTCGGTGGGGGTGCGGGTGGTCGACTCCTTGCTGAAGGCCACCGGCGGCGCCGAGATCAACCGCGATCAACTTCGCTACATGACCTACGGCCGCGTCATGGACACCACCCGGATGCGCACGGAGCTGGGCTACGAACCCAATTGGACGACCCTCGAGGCGTTCGACGACTACGTGCGCGGCCGGGGTTTGACCCCGATCATCGATCCGCGGTGGGTACTCTCGACGGAGAAGCGCGCGGTGGCACTCGCGCAGCGGTGGGGAAGCTAG
- a CDS encoding 30S ribosomal protein bS22, whose protein sequence is MGSVIKKRRKRMSKKKHRKLLRRTRVQRRKLGK, encoded by the coding sequence ATGGGTTCAGTCATCAAGAAGCGGCGTAAGCGTATGTCGAAGAAGAAGCACCGCAAGTTGCTTCGCCGCACCCGCGTGCAGCGTAGAAAACTCGGCAAGTAG
- a CDS encoding helix-turn-helix domain-containing protein, whose protein sequence is MTSMNGPSARDSVSAKRDAGNSGSAEGQPAKAQFLTVAEVASLMRVSKMTVYRLVHNGELPAVRVGRSFRVHAKAVHDLLETSYFDAG, encoded by the coding sequence ATGACGTCTATGAACGGGCCATCGGCTCGGGACTCGGTTAGTGCGAAGCGGGACGCTGGGAATTCGGGATCCGCGGAAGGGCAGCCGGCCAAGGCGCAGTTCCTCACTGTCGCCGAGGTCGCCTCGCTCATGCGGGTCAGCAAGATGACGGTGTATCGGCTGGTTCACAACGGTGAACTGCCCGCCGTCCGCGTGGGCCGATCGTTCCGGGTGCACGCCAAGGCGGTGCACGACCTGTTGGAGACCTCGTACTTCGACGCGGGCTGA
- the proC gene encoding pyrroline-5-carboxylate reductase, with translation MARIAIIGGGSMGEALLAGLLRSGRQVKDLVVSERMPDRAKYLAETYSVQVAAVGDAAEHANFVVIAVKPTDVEQILDEVAEAAAKAESDSAEQVFVSVAAGVPTSLFEAKLPAGSPVVRVMPNTPALVGAGISALAKGRFVTPEQLKGVADLFDCVGGVLTVAETQMDAVTAVSGSGPAYFFLMVEAMVDAGVAAGLSRPVATDLVVQTMAGSAAMLLDRLDNARRPDADGAVPAGVDTTAAQLRATVTSPGGTTAAGLRELERGGLRATVADAVFAAKTRSEQLGITTE, from the coding sequence ATGGCCAGAATCGCGATCATCGGCGGCGGAAGCATGGGTGAGGCCTTGTTGGCGGGGCTGTTGCGCTCCGGTCGGCAGGTGAAGGACCTCGTGGTCTCGGAACGGATGCCCGACCGCGCCAAGTACCTCGCGGAGACCTATTCGGTGCAGGTGGCCGCGGTCGGCGATGCCGCCGAGCACGCCAACTTCGTGGTCATCGCAGTCAAGCCCACCGACGTCGAGCAGATCCTCGACGAGGTCGCCGAGGCCGCGGCCAAGGCCGAGTCCGACAGCGCCGAGCAGGTGTTCGTCAGCGTCGCCGCGGGCGTGCCGACAAGCCTGTTCGAGGCCAAGCTGCCGGCCGGGTCCCCGGTGGTCCGGGTGATGCCCAACACGCCCGCTCTGGTCGGCGCCGGCATCAGCGCGTTGGCCAAGGGCCGGTTCGTGACGCCCGAGCAACTCAAGGGCGTCGCCGATCTCTTCGATTGCGTGGGCGGGGTGCTCACGGTCGCCGAAACTCAGATGGATGCGGTGACGGCGGTGTCGGGCTCGGGGCCGGCCTACTTTTTCTTGATGGTCGAGGCGATGGTCGACGCCGGCGTCGCCGCGGGCCTGTCGCGACCGGTGGCCACCGATCTGGTGGTGCAGACCATGGCCGGCTCGGCGGCGATGTTGCTGGACCGGCTGGACAACGCCCGTCGGCCCGACGCGGACGGCGCGGTACCGGCCGGGGTGGATACCACTGCGGCCCAGCTCCGCGCGACCGTGACGTCCCCCGGCGGGACCACCGCGGCCGGTCTGCGCGAGCTCGAGCGGGGAGGTTTGCGGGCCACCGTCGCCGACGCCGTCTTCGCCGCAAAAACACGCTCTGAGCAGTTAGGAATCACAACAGAGTAA
- a CDS encoding thioesterase family protein, with protein MTGPATFARAMTLNPAELLDSDGDADAVFAGELNLHWTIGSKIHGGVMLALCAKAAGLAVADTDAGHAPVAVSASFLSAPDPGAVRLVARVRKRGRRVSLVDVELVQGQRVAVRTSVTLAEPEHDAAPLLVTNPVPAQMPPEPPAEIESIGPGHPLAEINHLAAGCDIRPDMSGLWAPPTGQAPVARLWVRPRDEVPDVLFALMCGDISMPVTYGVGRTGWAPTIQLTAYLRGLPADGWLRIMCTTTQIGQDWFDEDHLVVDSTGRIVVQTRQLAMVPAS; from the coding sequence ATGACGGGACCCGCCACCTTCGCCCGGGCGATGACGCTGAACCCGGCCGAACTCCTCGACTCCGACGGCGACGCCGACGCGGTGTTCGCCGGCGAACTGAACCTGCACTGGACCATCGGTTCGAAGATCCACGGCGGGGTCATGCTGGCGCTGTGCGCCAAGGCCGCCGGCCTGGCGGTCGCCGACACCGATGCCGGGCACGCGCCCGTGGCGGTGTCCGCGAGCTTCCTGTCCGCGCCGGATCCGGGGGCGGTGCGGTTGGTGGCCCGGGTGCGCAAACGCGGCCGCCGGGTCAGCCTCGTCGACGTCGAACTGGTGCAGGGGCAGCGGGTGGCCGTGCGCACCTCGGTCACGCTGGCCGAGCCCGAACACGACGCGGCGCCGCTGCTGGTGACCAACCCGGTGCCGGCGCAGATGCCGCCGGAGCCGCCCGCCGAGATCGAGTCGATCGGCCCGGGCCACCCGCTGGCCGAGATCAACCACCTGGCTGCCGGCTGCGACATCCGGCCGGACATGTCCGGGCTGTGGGCGCCGCCGACCGGTCAGGCCCCGGTGGCCCGCCTGTGGGTGCGGCCCCGCGACGAGGTGCCGGACGTGCTGTTCGCGTTGATGTGCGGGGACATCTCCATGCCGGTGACGTACGGGGTCGGGCGGACGGGATGGGCGCCGACGATCCAGCTGACGGCGTACCTGCGCGGCCTGCCCGCCGACGGCTGGCTGCGGATCATGTGCACCACGACGCAGATCGGGCAGGACTGGTTCGACGAGGACCACCTCGTGGTGGACAGCACCGGCCGGATCGTGGTGCAGACCCGGCAGCTGGCGATGGTCCCCGCGTCCTGA
- a CDS encoding sugar phosphate isomerase/epimerase family protein, which produces MRPAIKVGLSTASVYPLRTEAAFDYAARLGYDGVELMVWAETVSQDIDAVQELSERYNMPVLSVHAPCLLISQRVWGPNPISKLDRSVRAAEQLGAQTVVVHPPFRWQRRYAEGFSAQVAELEATSDILVAVENMFPFRADRLFGAGQSSIERMRKRGGRPGVGISAFAPSYDPLDGNHAHYTLDLSHTATAGTDAVEMARRMGEGLVHLHLCDGKGASADEHLVPGRGTQPTVEVCQMLAASDFSGHVILEVTTSAARSEAEREALLTESLEFARTHLLR; this is translated from the coding sequence GTGCGCCCCGCGATCAAGGTCGGTCTCTCGACCGCCTCGGTGTACCCGCTGCGAACCGAGGCGGCCTTCGACTACGCGGCCCGGCTCGGCTACGACGGTGTCGAACTGATGGTGTGGGCCGAGACGGTCAGCCAGGACATCGATGCGGTGCAGGAACTCTCCGAGCGTTACAACATGCCCGTGCTGTCGGTGCACGCGCCGTGCCTGCTCATCTCGCAGCGGGTGTGGGGGCCCAATCCGATCAGCAAGCTCGACCGCAGCGTGCGCGCCGCCGAGCAACTCGGCGCCCAGACGGTGGTGGTACACCCGCCGTTCCGGTGGCAGCGGCGCTACGCCGAGGGGTTCAGCGCGCAGGTCGCCGAGCTCGAGGCCACCAGTGACATCCTGGTGGCCGTGGAGAACATGTTCCCGTTCCGGGCCGACCGGTTGTTCGGGGCCGGGCAGTCCTCGATCGAGCGGATGCGCAAGCGCGGCGGCCGTCCCGGGGTGGGCATCTCGGCGTTCGCGCCGTCCTACGATCCGCTGGACGGCAACCACGCCCACTACACGCTGGACCTGTCGCACACCGCCACCGCCGGCACCGACGCCGTCGAGATGGCCCGCCGGATGGGCGAGGGCCTGGTGCACCTGCACCTGTGCGACGGCAAGGGCGCCTCGGCCGACGAGCATCTGGTCCCGGGCCGCGGCACCCAGCCCACCGTGGAGGTGTGCCAGATGCTGGCCGCCAGCGACTTCAGCGGCCACGTGATCCTGGAGGTCACCACCTCGGCGGCGCGCTCGGAAGCCGAGCGTGAGGCGTTGCTGACCGAGTCCCTCGAGTTCGCCCGCACCCACCTGCTGCGATGA
- the regX gene encoding two-component sensory transduction protein RegX, which translates to MTSVLIVEDEESLADPLAFLLRKEGFEATVVTDGPSALAEFERSGADIVLLDLMLPGMSGTDVCKQLRLRSSVPVIMVTARDSEIDKVVGLELGADDYVTKPYSARELIARIRAVLRRGGEVDDVAGDVGVLEAGPVRMDVERHVVSVNGDPITLPLKEFDLLEYLMRNSGRVLTRGQLIDRVWGADYVGDTKTLDVHVKRLRSKIESNPANPVLLVTVRGLGYKLEG; encoded by the coding sequence ATGACCAGTGTGCTGATCGTTGAGGACGAGGAGTCGCTGGCCGATCCCTTGGCGTTCTTGCTGCGCAAGGAGGGGTTCGAGGCCACCGTGGTGACCGATGGGCCGAGCGCGTTGGCCGAATTCGAGCGGTCCGGCGCCGACATCGTGCTGCTGGATCTGATGCTGCCCGGGATGAGCGGCACCGACGTGTGCAAGCAACTGCGGCTGCGCTCGAGCGTGCCGGTGATCATGGTGACCGCGCGGGACAGCGAGATCGACAAGGTCGTCGGGCTCGAGCTCGGTGCCGACGACTACGTGACCAAGCCGTATTCGGCGCGCGAGCTGATCGCCCGCATCCGGGCCGTGCTGCGCCGCGGCGGCGAGGTCGACGACGTCGCCGGCGACGTCGGGGTGCTCGAGGCCGGCCCGGTCCGGATGGACGTCGAGCGCCACGTGGTGAGCGTCAACGGAGATCCGATCACGTTGCCGCTCAAGGAATTCGACCTGCTCGAATACCTGATGCGCAACAGCGGACGGGTGCTGACCCGCGGTCAGCTCATCGACCGGGTCTGGGGTGCGGACTACGTCGGCGACACCAAGACCCTGGACGTGCACGTCAAACGGCTGCGGTCCAAGATCGAGTCCAACCCCGCGAATCCGGTGCTGCTGGTCACCGTGCGAGGCCTGGGATACAAGCTGGAAGGCTGA